A region of the Meles meles chromosome 18, mMelMel3.1 paternal haplotype, whole genome shotgun sequence genome:
ggaggggggtaggagcaggaggctggggccggggcaggcTCAGGCCAACCCGCAGCAGAGGGCAAGGGGAGGCCTGTCTGTTTCCCTCCACTTTGTTCCACAGGCATGGTGACCGATGAGGTTGAGGCCAGAAGGTTTGTGGAGGAGTATGACCGGAGGTCCCTGGTGATATGGAACGAGTATGCCGAGGCCAACTGGAACTATAACACCAACATCACCACAGAGACCAGCAAGATCCTGGTAGgggccctgcccccgccccatgctcgcgcacacgcgcacacattCACGCACACTCACGCACACAGGCGGCCCACATGTGAACTCCTGCCCCCAGGGACCGAGCCTCAAAACCCAAGATAGCGCAGAGCAGGCTGCCGCCTCCCTCCCTTAGGGCGGGGGGGTGGCGCTATCAGAATTTGTGAAAAATCCAgatgtgatatttaaaataatactcaATTTCAGATTTGGGTGGGCATATACTCAATGCCTAAAAAAGTTGTCTTTCTTTACCAAGCAACCTGTTGTTCGTAGTAGAATGATTTGCACAGACACAGGGGAGACTAAAGCTGGGTTTTTAGGTTGAAAGCCCCTGTTTGCCACCACAGTAAGGACTCGCGGCCCCTCACCCCTTCCCGGCCTGTGTGGTGCATGCAGGTGTATGGGAGGTGAGCGCTGGAGAACCGTTTCTTGAGGAACGGCTCTTGCCTCCTTTAGTCCTCATCTGCCTTTGCAAAACCAGTGatcttgttcccattttacagatgggaccctgaggctcagagaggccacaGAACTAACACCAACCTGACCCCATCCTAACAAGATACATGGGGCGCATCCCCTTCTGTCTACCAGGAATGTCCTGTGTGACATTGGGTATCTGTTGAGGGGCACGCACTGCATCCAAGACCCCATAGACGGTCCAGGTTGAAGAGCAAAGGCAACAATTTGACAAAACTGCCCCGTCCCACGGCAACACCCAGTCCCTTCCACTCCCCCCGTGACCCCTCCACCTCAGAGGCCTCTCCAAAGCTCCCAGGCCTCCTGGCACGGTTCCCCCTGTGCCCTCAGCTGCAGAAgaacatacagatggcaaaccaCACCTTAAAGTTCGGCACCTGGGCCAGGCAGTTCGATGTGACTAACTTCCAGAATGCCAGCATCAAGCGGATGATAAAGAAGATTCAGGACCTAGAGCGGGCAGCGCTGCCTGCCAACGAGCTGGAGGAGGTATGTGCCTTGTGGGGAGCAGAGAATGGAAGGTCCAAGGACAAGACCAGGTCCCAGCTCGGGGGACTGAGCCCAGTACAGGGTCCGGCCTTCCTGCTGCTTCCTCGTCCTCTATCTGTCGTGACATCTCCCCTGTTGGCATCACCCATAGAACTCCTGAGAAGGCAGCACCTTTGCGAACACACTCCCCCAGCTCCATAGGTCCCCCTCTGCACATGATGGTGCCTGGGGCAGAACAGGTAGCAAAGGGGGGcagcttgctgtctctctccttcctcctgcagTACAACCAGATCCTGCTGGACATGGAAACCACCTACAGCGTTGCCTCTGTGTGCCACGCCAACGGCACTTGTCTGCAGCTGGACCCTGGTGAGCGCACGTGGGGAacgagagggagggtggggaaggctgGCGTGGGCAGTGTTAGGGGTACTGGCCCACTGAGGGGGGTCAGGGTCTCCTGACCCACAGGGTCAGCGTGTCCAGGAGATTCACTCCTCTGTTTTCCACCCCTGGGGGCTTCTCTGCCACCACCGAGGGTAGGCACCCACTTTACCTCTGCTCTGATCATGGCTCTCCATGGGTCCGTGCTTCTGCTCCCTCTGGATCCCCCCTGgactccctcttttcctctctgatGGGCAGCGTGCCCATCAGAGTCCGGCGTACCTCAGACTTGTCAGCTGAGTGCTTATACCCGCCACTGAGGAGAGTAACTCTaggtcccttccttccttcacccaACCCATGTCTTTCCCACCTTCTCTGGCCTCCTCCttgccccccatcccccacactgAGGCCACGGCTCATGGAACCCACCTCCCACTCGAAGGAATGCCCCCGGCTCTTGCtcatccccttctctctccacacTGGCTGGTTCTTCTTGGCTTCTCCCCTTTGGAAGAGCTCCCCCTGGACGCTCGAGTACCTGTGCACAGATACGTTCCGTCCTCCCTCTTGACCCCATTCTCCCAAGGGTTGGGGAGTTAGAGCCCTAAACATTCTTCCTGAGAAATCACTACCCAGAAACCATCTCTTCCTGGCCCTCTGCCCAAGTCCCTCATTAGAACAATGACAAATAGAaggggaaatggaaaataaacaggagagagagacagtttTCCTGAGACAGGGTTTGACCTACGGTTTGTATACACGGGGAGGCACGCACAGAGCTGCGGGGGGCGTATGCGcgcctgtgtgcgtgtgtgtgcccaTGTATGTGGGAGAGTGTCGCCttcagcctccccccacccccggcagttAGCCTCTTCCTCCAGGCCCGGGCCGTCAGACGGTGCCATCATTAAAACGAGGAAGCACCCACAAAAAACAATACTCACATCAGCAGAGGGCAGAAGTGAAATTCTCACATtacatttttcccccaaacaaTGCATTTGAATACACTTTCTCAGGGAGAAGTAGATATGCTGAAGCATATTCCGAAatagggagagagcacaagtcagaTAGTAAGGTACAGATGGTCCCAAAGGGCGTCTGCTGTCTTCCGGCTCAGGCCTGGGGGCCGAGCGCAGGCACCACCCGTGGGGGGAGCGGGGGGACTCCGAAAGTGCCACGTGAGCTCACCCTCcttgtcccagctctgccaggtGTGTGCCAGCTCCGTGCAAGCCATGTGGAGAAGGCTGCACGCACAGTGCAGACCAGACCCAGACCTAGGACTCCGGCCTTCCTGACGGCACTGGGATGGCTCTCTGTACTTTGTCTCCACGGCCATCCTTGATTTCGTCCAGTTTGCCAGCAATTGGTGCTAGATGGTCTAGGCCCCATGAATACTCAGAGACCGATGGGGAGTGTGCCCACTCAGGGCCTTCGTGTCCCTATGTGATTTTTACACCCCCCCCCATGAGTGCTTGGCATATCCCCATTTGAAAGATAGGGGAAGAAGGGTCCCATGACTCGTGAGGTTATTTTGGAGTCAGTGGGAGACTAGACAGGAACTCAGGTCTTGTGCCCTCTAAGCCATTTGTCCCTCCCACGGAGGGGGTGAGCAGGAAATCCGTGGCGAGCAGCAGCTCTGGAGTCCGGGCCTTTGGTTTGTGCCTGGCTGGGCCACTTCCTGGCTGGGGGAACCTGCCATGTCACCAACACGCTCATGTGAAAGCCAGTGTACCCCTCACGGGGCTGTTGCAAACTTGAAGTGGTGTGCAGGTCCCCTGAGCCCAGGGACGGCCACCAGGAAGCCTCTGCAGAAAGCGCAGGAGCCTTTCTCCCATGTCCCTGGACAGGCTGCCTGGACAGCCCTCTTCCCGGGACCTCCCAGCTGGACCCCAGCCTCCAACTCCTATGACCGAGTCCACTTTAGAGGAGGTGGGAGTTGAGCCGAGGGCTCGAGGTTCCAGCCCTTCAAATTCTTCCAACTCCTTCCCACAGATCTGACAAACCTCATGGCCACATCCCGGAAATACGAAGATCTGTTGTGGGCCTGGACGAGCTGGCGGGACAAGGTGGGGAGAGCcatcctccctttctttcccaaGTATGTGGAACTCGCCAACAAGGCTGCCCGGCTCAACGGTGAGTCCCTCTGGCCGTTATCGCCAGCTCTCGGGTTCCAGCCCCGCTGGGGCCCTCAGGAGGGTCCTCGGAGCCTCCTACACTTGGTGAGGGGGGGGGGTCCCTAGAGGAGGCGGGGCGGAGGGTGCTCAGCGACTGGTCGGGTGTCCTCTCTACAGGCTACGAAGATGCAGGGGACTCCTGGAGAGTCATGTATGAGATGCCGTCCCTGGAGCAAGACCTGGAGCAGCTCTACCAGGAGCTGCAGCCGCTGTACTTGAACCTGCACGCCTACGTGCGCCGGGCCCTGCACCGCCACTACGGGTCGCAGCACATCAACCTGGAGGGCCCAATTCCCGCTCACCTGCTGGGTGAGGACGAGTaccgcggggcgggggcggggcgggggcggggccgggaacAGAGCCCGACTGAGGGAGGGTGGGGCCAGTGCTGTCCAGAGGGCGGAGGAGAGGCTGGAAAGGTCCCTTGGGCGGACAGCGTGAAGACTTGAGGCTGAGGGAATGttgccagggctggggtggggtggtagCTAGGTGTGCAGAGATGAACCCCCTGCTTGTCTTGAGCACCCCATTTGCTACGGAGCCCCATGGTACAGATCACCCGGATGGAGCCCGGGAGGATTCATAGTAAGTTTACAGGAGACCCTATCACCCATCCCCGCTCAAGGCAGCACGACGCTGGGGGTGCGGGCGAaggaggggctgggagtgggaaCCTGGGCCTCCTCGAGAGGCGGCAGGTGAGCAGAGCCTTCAAAGATGAGAGAGGATCCCACAGATGGAAAAAGTAGCGGTAGAGAGAAGGGCAGACATGATGCTCAGCCCGGGGCAGAGGGAGTTAGGAGCACAGAGGACAGCATGGAGAGTGTAGAGCCATTGCAACCTCTGGAGCCTTGTGTTTTCAGGGCTTGTAAGCTCAGATGCCCAGAAGGCAGGAAGTAGGCAGTGGAAGACAGTGAAGGATGTTGGGCAGGGAGGCAAAGCAGGGGCTCCCGGGTTCTTGTCCGTCCCTGCTGGGCCACTGAGGATACAGCCCTAGGGGGCTTATTGCTATGAGCAGAGAGGCCAGACAGGGCCACAGACCATTTGCCAACCACGAGGGAGACCCCAAGAAGCTTGACCAGGTTTGGGGACCTTGTAGCCCAGGAGCCCAGCCATCCTTGACCCGCACTGGTGCAACCAAGAACATCTGAAGAGACATCAGCTTGATGACTGTGAAACACAGGCCCCCGAAGGGGAGGCACCAGGCCCAAGTGGCCCCAGGAGCGGGAGGCCGAGCTGAGGCTTTGAACGAAGACCTTAGCACTCAGAGCAGATAATGACTTCGTGCACTGGATGTACAGACTGAAGACCCATGTATGTCGAATGCCCGGCACCATTTGCTAACAGCAGGTGCTCAAGAGAAGCCGTTAATATCCTAAGACGGGGATCTGGTTCCCTTTCCATGGGTGATGATGCTGAGTCTAAGAAATAACATcggtctctcctctctctctgccttctcttcccctccctgccttcaGGAAACATGTGGGCTCAGACCTGGTCCAACATCTATGACTTGGTGGTGCCTTTCCCTTCAGCCCCCAAGATAGACGCCACAGAGGCCATGATAAAGCAGGTGCACACTGGGTCCCTCGTCTCACTTCTGCCCCTCCAGGGCAGCCTCTGGGCACAGGGGAGGGGAGACCTCTGCCTCAGTGCGAGATGGCCTTCTGATTCAGGAATTCCCTCTGGCTTGGgcttctcccaacccccaccccaaccgCAGCACACAGTCTAGCCCCTTAGTCCCCAGTTTGGACagagctccctctgcttgcaggGCTGGACTCCCAAAAGGATGTTTGAAGAAGCAGACAAGTTCTTCACCTCCCTGGGGCTGTTGCCTGTGCCCTTTGAGTTCTGGAACAAGTCAATGCTGGAGAAGCCAACCGATGGGCGGGAAGTAGTGTGCCATGCCTCTGCCTGGGACTTCTACAATGGCAAGGACTTCAGGTGTGTCCAGGTAGCAGCCAGAGGACCATATCCTGAACCCAGTGGGCAAGGAGATGAGCTAAGTAAAGGTTCTCCTATTGTCCTCTCAGCCAGAGTGAGCAGAAACAAGCACAGGGACCGGAGCTTAGGATGAGGTTCAAGAGCCTTGGGCCTGACCCCAGCTTGGCCATTGGCTTCCAGCGGGAGAACATTGTTTACCAGGCAAGGGTCTTCTCGGGCACTGACCAGTGTCGGATGTGAGCACCGTGGGAGCTGCCCAGGCTTCCCTCACTCTGCGGCAGCCCCTGCTTATAGCAGGCCATCCTCCTGGCTACATGTGCCTTGACACAGAGAGGTACCTGAGGACAGTGGGGGCTTCACACAGGCCCACCATTAGCAGAGGCTCAGAATCTGTCCTCATCAGAGgatagttatctattgctgcctAACAAACCACCCCAGAACTTAGTGGTAGAAAACAATCATCTGTTTAGTTCATGATTTTATTGGTCAGGAGCGCAGGCAACATGCAACGGACATGGCTGCTCCTATGTACAATGATGGAGCCCTCAGCTGCGGTGGCTCTGGTGGCTGGAGAGCACGGGGTGGGGACTTGGTTCTGGCTCTTGGTCGGGctcctcagtttttctccatgtggCACATGCTGGGGCAGGAAGGTTCAAGCTGGCTTCTTTACTCACATGTTGGGTCCTTGGGCTGGGATGACTGGAGCAGCTGGGGGTTGATGGGACATAGGTCTGTCCAGGCTAGCTTGGGCTTTCGCCCAGTATGAGAGATAAGCAGTCAGATTTCCTGTCTGGCGGTTGGCATCCTccaggaagaaagcaaaaacagcCAGGTCTCTTAAAGGCTAAATCCAAAACTGGCCAAGTCACTTCTGCCCCACTTCATTGGCTAAAGCAAGTCACAAGGACAATCCAGAgtcaaagaagggaaagaatacCCCAACTCTTGGGAGAAGTGGCAAGGATGATCTGCCATTTTGGGTGAAGTGTCTTCTTATGAGAGTGGCCAAAGTGAGGCTAGAACAAAGCGGTCAGGGTTCACTGGATTGCCTGTTCTTGGGTCCCTCTTTCAAAGGCATGAGGGCTGCAACTGTAGGGCTAGATGGAGACAGAATCAAGAGGGTGAGAGCCCTTCTCGGGGGGGTCTTTCCTTGTATGGGGAGTCATAGGAGAAGGTGGACAGACTCCAATCTGGATGCAGGGAAGCTCTTCCTATACAATGACAGTACAGTGACAGAAATATGGGGTCAACTGAACTGAAGGGCTCTGGTTAGAGTCAAGGGAGAATTTCTTTGGTTCACaaaagagactgaagaaagatGAAGAAGGAGGCGGGACCTCTGGCGTGGACAGCTCTGCAGATGACAATTCAGCCCGAGCCGGAGACCTCCTGGGGTGAAGATGTTTGCTGGTGTTGGGCACATGGGATGTAGAATGGCTCAGAATAACTGTTGTTTCCTTCAGGAAGCCCGAGtcttggaagagaaaaaaaaaaaaaaagtgtgcatgAAAAATCAcagtaccaaaaaagaaaaaaaatcatagcacCCACATTCTAGAAAGTCCTACACAATCATAGCTAAGTGTCCCAATGCCTCTGGAGCAAGTACTTTGCACAGTTAGAAAGCAACATAGCAGTGAGGGCTGGAGTTATTCAGGGAAGTTGGAGGCAGAGAGATGGCCTGAATGACCATACTTTAGGGGCTTCCAACACTCAGATTGCCTCTTTCTCAAGCTTGCTTCATGCCTCCTTTGGTTTTCCTTCCCATAATGCTGTATTCCCTGCATAGAGCATTGATGGGCATGTGGTTCGCATGCAGGGAGGACAGCAGGTCCCTTTGCCCCACTCCTTGTGTTCCAGGATCAAGCAGTGCACCACGGTGAACATGGAGGACCTGGTGGTGGCCCATCACGAAATGGGCCACATACAGTATTTCATGCAGTACAAGGACTTGCCTGTGACCTTCCGGGAGGGTGCCAACCCTGGCTTTCACGAGGCCATCGGAGATGTGCTGGCACTCTCTGTGTCTACCCCCAAGCACCTACACAGTATTAACCTACTGAGTAGCGAGAGCGGCGGCTATGGTGAGAGAGGAATGGGAGGTCCCACTGGACAGAGGGACTGAGAAGGGCCAGTGAGCTTGGGAGGCTGTGGGAGGGCCCTTGATGGCTCATAGGCAGCAGCTGGGACAGAACAATGGGGAACAAGGAGGCTACCAGCTCAGTGAGCCAGGAGGACAGAACCCTCATACCAGCCCAAGAGGCAGGTCGCTGGACCCAGAGAGGCACAGCCCGCTCCTCCCCTCTCTAGCCGCTGCACACCCATCCAGGCTGAGCTGCTGGGATGTGGCAGGAGGCAGGTGGTGATCTGACGAACAGGCTCCCTTCCCTTGGCAGAGCAAGACATCAATTTTCTGATGAAGATGGCACTCGACAAGATCGCCTTTGTCCCCTTCAGCTACCTCGTCGACCAGTGGCGCTGGAGGGTATTCGATGGAAGCATCACCAAGGAGAACTACAACCAGGAGTGGTGGAACCTCAGGTTCTAGAATGTTCCCGTGAGGCTGTGGGTTGTGGGAGGGTCTCCATCGGTATCTGTGTCTCTGCATGTGGGGTGTGTTTAGAGAGGGGATGTGTCTGTGAACAACacgagtctgtgtgtgtgtgtaagtgagGAGGGGTACAGGGGCTGATTGTGCACGAGGTACAGCACACCAGAATCTGGAGTACCCAGTGTAGCTCCAGGGGCAAGTAGCTCTTTACTTCAAAAATGCCAACTCTTCCTGACTTGATTCTTCCCAAACCCTCCCTCCAACGTACCTTTCCCCTTGACAGGCTGAAGTACCAGGGCCTCTGCCCCCCAGTGGCCCGCTCTCAAGGTGACTTTGACCCAGGGGCCAAGTTCCACGTTCCTTCAAGTGTGCCTTATATCAGgtaaaggggaaggaaagaggcagtCTTTGAAGGGCCATCGCTTCTCTATGGGGAGCTACCTGTCTGGGTGACCCGGAGGGCCTGGCTGCATGACACACAGTGCCTAGGTCACTCACCTGAAACCAAGGCTTCCTGTTGTTTCACACTTTTGACGTGATGAGAGTCTCTCCCCTCCATGCAATTGAAAACAGAAACTCTACTGTAATTGGCTAATGGTTACAAGACCTTGGTTGGATAATTAACATTATTAACCATGACCCATGATCCTTGGCTAGATCATGACCTAAgaactttgttttaaaacaagattGTGATTCCTTTACTATACATTCACCATATTGCCTGTGATAAAATTTGAGTTGTGCCTGGAAGAACTTCTATACACTAAATCCAGGGTTAGAGACCCAGCTGGATCTGGGGCTCTCCCTGGGGGGGAAGGGTCTAGAGAGACCTCGAGAGGGAAGGGCCTAGATGTCTCTGAGCTGTAGGGAGCCCAGACCACCCATGAGGCAAGGCGAGGGGGGAAGGCTTGTGAGGGCTgccccaggagggctgtggcTACCTCTATCCCTTGCCACCTTCAGTCCCAGGAAGGCCATTGAGGGAGGATTCGTGCTCACCATGCCCATCTTTCCACCCTAGCCCCTGGCATGATGTCTGCATATAGTCAAGACCTAATACATAAGTGTGGGTTGGGTGAATTGTTTCCAGAGtccaggaagggagagaaagcctGCTCAGATGTTCCAGAGAGCAACCTTGGGCAGGGGACCAAGGGGACTGAAGGGTACCTCAGAACAGGCCCAACCTGGACAGTACACGAGGTTGACCTGTAAGAAGGGCTCCTACCTGCCTTCTCCACTGGTTTCCTTCTTCCAGGCTGGCACTAGCTTTCCCATGGAAGCCAGGCCCAAGTGATGGTTAGCGTCTGAGCTTAGTGTAGATAATTCTCCAGGCAGGGGTGGGTGAAGGAGACACATTCCAAATTCTGACCAGCAACCTTGGCAAAGCACGTTTAAGAAATGCCAGGAAAGTCAGTGGCACATGGCTTGTGCCCAGCATTCAAAGTGGGAGGCCTGCACTGCCAGTTTGGGACATTCTGAACCAAGTGCGGAGAATTTGCTGTGGCCTTGACCAGGGAATCCCTGCTGTTTGGGATAAAGGAGATCATTTGCGCTGGCTTCCTTGCCCAGACCACCCTGCCAGGTGCACGTGACCCTGGAGCCAACACCTGGCTTCTGCTTGCATCTAACCCAGACCTCACTGCTGCGGAAGCAAGCTGCCAAAACTTTGAAGGGCTCTGCCCTGACCCTCCTCACCCATGAGTGATCACCAGACCTCCTCAGAACAGCCCTCCTGAGATGCAGCAGGAGCCTCTCCGGTGGGAGGCATGGAACTAGGGAGACTTGCTGACCCTGCAGACCAGAGGGTGTGCTGACCCTGACTGACTGGCTGCAGAGGAAGGTGAGGGGCACTGGGCCTCGGTGGCACAGGTCCccagccaccccaccccaggcCGTGCTTCCCTTCACGCCAGGTACTTCGTGGGCTTTGTCATTCAGTTCCAGTTCCACGAGGCTCTGTGTCAGGCAGCTGGCCACAAAGGCCCCTTGCACACGTGTGACATCTACCAATCGAAGGAGGCAGGGAAGCGCCTGGCGTGAGTgttctccagctttcttttgatcaTTTTCCACCCTCTAACCCTTCAGCTTTGAAGAGCCCTGTGGGGCTCTTCTGGGAACACCTGCTGTCCGGGTGCCTGTGCTGGAGATCCCAGGTGGAGCCCGTGCCAGGGCCTTAATGTGTCATCCCAGTAGGGACCTACAGCCCTCTGGGCCGGGGTCATCCCTCCCCTACTCCCGCTCCCCCAGGCCTGCCCAGGCCTTCCCAATCCCCAAGGAGGTTGATgctggtggggggctgggggcagtGAGAATTAGGTTGGGGGCTGGATCAGGGAGCCTCCCCTCCTGGCCttctgactcagtttcccttctTTGGTGCTCCCCCAGGGATGCCATGAAACTGGGCTTCAGCAAGCCGTGGCCGGAAGCCATGAAGCTGATCACAGGCCAGTCCAACATGTCCGCGTCCGCCATGATGAACTACTTCAAGCCGCTGCTGGACTGGCTCCTCACCGAGAACGGGCGGCACGGGGAGAAGCTGGGCTGGCCTCAGTACAACTGGACGCCAAACTCCGGTaccgctccccgcccccctccgccCCAGGCGCGCCCCCAGAGCTCCCGCCGGCCCGGGCCCCTGGGCGGTCCGCGCGGGCTGCAGCCGGCCTGACCCGGGGCCTGCCCACCGCCCGCTCTCCTTGCCTCCCCCGCCCAGCTCGCTCCGAAGGCCCCTTCCCGGGCAACGGCCGCGTCAACTTCCTGGGCCTGCAGCTGGACGAGCAGCAGGCCCGCGTGGGCCAGTGGGCGCTGCTCTTCCTGGGCGTCGCCCTGCTGGTGGCCACCCTCGGCCTCACCCAGAGGCTCTTCAGCATCCGCCACCACAGCCTCCACCGGCCGCACCGCGGGCCCCAGTTCGGCTCCGAGGTGGAGCTGAGACACTCCTGAGAGGCCCGGGGCGGCCTGGGCCTGCCGGGGAGCGTCCGCCACCGAGGGACCAGACTGCGGGCACGGGGTCGTGGGCAGAGGACCCACCGCCCCCCTCACGGCTCACCCCGGCCCGCCGTCCTCCTCTCACCCGGTCCCCCCTCGCCGTGCCTCGAACCCCGTGCTGACAGTCCGCCCTCCAGACCGCGAGCCCCCGCGGCCCCTGCCCCCCGATCCCAGGGCAGCAGCCGTCCGCCTAACATGGAGCCCCCTCCTCGTCCCTCTCTGAATACAATTAAAGGACCTGCCTCCCCCATCTGAGTCTGTGTCCCTCATGGGGAAGCCAGGGACAGGCACAGGGACGCTCTCCCACCTCCTGGCAGTCAAGTGGGTCACTTCGCTGGgcgtcttcctcctcctccaagaagAGCCTGGGAAAATGCCCTGGAGCTCTGGCCCCAGCACCCACCTCTAGGCCAGGCAGTCGGCCAATGTCCTGCACGGCAGGCGGCCCCTGCCAGCCCCGGCACCAACCCAAGGGGACTCTGGGAAGCAAAGGGGGAGCAGACATTCTGGGCTTCCGGCCTCGCCCCAACTGTTCGCTTAAAATGGCAGGTCTTTAAGATGGAAGGCTTCCGGCTGTCCTCTGGTTCCCTGGGGAAGAAGCCTTGCATGTATCTGACTCACCCAGGGCACAGCACTGTTCCCCTTGGTCGCCTCAGGCTCCTGCCTGCACCAGCTCCATGTCCCCTTGTGTGACTAGACCGAGCTCCCTGAGTATCGTCCGTGGGGTCCCGGGCCAGATCCCTTCTCCTCAGCTGGAGAGGGGCCCTAAATGCTGGAGCTAGGCAGGAGCTAGTGCTCAAGCAGGGATTCACTGCCGGGGgccgcccctgccctcccccgaGCTCACACTCTCACCCTGAGCCTTCCCTCAGGAAGCCAAGGTGGGCTTGAGGGAGCAGAATTCTGAGGGACACTTTAATAACTTTATCATAGAAAATTCGgaaaatagagaagaataaagaTTAAAGCCCTTTTTATGAAGACCAAGAGAAGCAGTGTTGACAGTTAATTGTCCAGTTTTTCTCAGCACATATTTTAAATGAGATCATCGTATGTGACGGTTGTGTATCCTTTTCCCAGTTAACATACAATCTgtttttcagatatttaaatgCCAAGTCTAGAACCTGGCCAAAAGGAAGTTGGCAGTTTTCCAGGGCCAGAGGCTCATATTGTAAGCCTGGTTCCCTCCCTCAGGACACTGGGCCCAGAGCCTGTCCCAGCTTTGGGGATGCCTTGGCCCCAGCCAGGCCAAGCCCCCAATAACTGTCCCCCAATATCCTTTAgtccacaggttttttttttacccccaatCTCCAgcggccgtgtgtgtgtgtgtgtgtgtgtgtgtgtgtgtgtgttgtgcacaGACTAGGTCCTAGGGGCCTGTTCCACGGAGCAGGATGTGGAGTTGAGGTATTTTGGATATGCAAGAGGGTTGAAGTTTATGATTACTTAGGACAATGGAATTTATAAACACATCCTCTAAATAGTTCCAAGCCTTCTACCACCAATGACTTTTTAATTACTCTCCTCCCCAGCCTGGTGTTTCAAAAGCTGCCCCTCTGCCAGACAAAGATCATTGTCACAACACCCCGTTTCCTATCTTTGTGAAAGCGGGGGGGTTCCTCTGCCTGTGGCAGCTGGTAGAACAGCCTGAGGGCACCAGCACTCACCACCCAGAGTTCTGAGCCGCAGACTGAGAACAAAGAAACTTAACAGTGGGGTCAGCCTGACCAGCTTTATCCCCTGGaccttttgaaatattaaaattgcTTAGATTCCTGTGGCTGCTTCCTTGGGTCCACctggaagaaggcagagaaaaggtAGGGGTGACAGCAGAAAGAGAGGTCATTCTGGCATTTTCTACCAGTGGCCCTGAAGTCTGAGCCCTTCTCTGTATTGCACCTGCTAATGTCTGATGGCTGATCACTCCTCCGCAATCAGCTCTTACCTACGAGGGCCAAAGATGAGCATAGTTGTTGGACAGTTTCTCTGATCTCTCAAACCCCCCTCTTAACCCCCACGTTGGCCCTAATATAAGTGAATCTGGTGGCTTTGGATTATGCCCAAGTCAAATCCTGCCTCTGTACTTACCACCTGTGTAACCT
Encoded here:
- the ACE gene encoding angiotensin-converting enzyme isoform X1, which produces MGAAPGRAGRGPPPPLPLLLLPLLLLQPRPPAALALHPDLEPGNFSADEAGAQLFVQSFNSSAELVMYQSTVASWAYDTNITEENARRQEEAALLNQEFAEVWGQKAKDLYDPIWQNFSDPILRRVISGVRTLGPANLPVEKRQQYNSLLSSMNRIYSTARVCFYPNKTAICWSLDPELIHIMAISRNYALLLYAWEGWHNAVGTPLKPLYQNFTTLSNEAYQKDGFSDTGAYWRSWYESPTFVEDLEHLYHQVEPLYLNLHAYVRRALHRRYGDRYVNLRGPIPAHLLGDMWAQSWDNLYDMMVPFPDKPSLDVTSTMVQKGWNTTHMFRVAEEFFTSLGLSPMPPEFWAGSMLEKPTDGREVVCHASAWDFYNRRDFRIKQCTRVTMDQLSTVHHEMGHVQYYLQYKEQPVSLRQGANPGFHEAIGDVLALSVSTPAHLYKIGLLDNVSNDMESDINFLLKMALEKIAFLPFGYLVDQWRWGVFSGRTPPSRYNFDWWYLRTKYQGICPPVARNETHFDAGAKFHVPNVTPYIRYFVSFVLQFQFHQALCKEAGQQYPLHKCDIYQSTQAGAKLREALRAGSSRPWQEVLKEAIGTDTLDAQPLLDYFEPVYRWLQEQNERNGEVLGWPEYQWRPPMPNNYPQDIGMVTDEVEARRFVEEYDRRSLVIWNEYAEANWNYNTNITTETSKILLQKNIQMANHTLKFGTWARQFDVTNFQNASIKRMIKKIQDLERAALPANELEEYNQILLDMETTYSVASVCHANGTCLQLDPDLTNLMATSRKYEDLLWAWTSWRDKVGRAILPFFPKYVELANKAARLNGYEDAGDSWRVMYEMPSLEQDLEQLYQELQPLYLNLHAYVRRALHRHYGSQHINLEGPIPAHLLGNMWAQTWSNIYDLVVPFPSAPKIDATEAMIKQGWTPKRMFEEADKFFTSLGLLPVPFEFWNKSMLEKPTDGREVVCHASAWDFYNGKDFRIKQCTTVNMEDLVVAHHEMGHIQYFMQYKDLPVTFREGANPGFHEAIGDVLALSVSTPKHLHSINLLSSESGGYEQDINFLMKMALDKIAFVPFSYLVDQWRWRVFDGSITKENYNQEWWNLRLKYQGLCPPVARSQGDFDPGAKFHVPSSVPYIRYFVGFVIQFQFHEALCQAAGHKGPLHTCDIYQSKEAGKRLADAMKLGFSKPWPEAMKLITGQSNMSASAMMNYFKPLLDWLLTENGRHGEKLGWPQYNWTPNSARSEGPFPGNGRVNFLGLQLDEQQARVGQWALLFLGVALLVATLGLTQRLFSIRHHSLHRPHRGPQFGSEVELRHS
- the ACE gene encoding angiotensin-converting enzyme isoform X2; translated protein: MGQGWAAPGLPSLFFLLLCCGYPMLVPSQETTGQVTTDQATTSQTTTTSLATTSSQTTTGQTTTSSQTPQSPSMVTDEVEARRFVEEYDRRSLVIWNEYAEANWNYNTNITTETSKILLQKNIQMANHTLKFGTWARQFDVTNFQNASIKRMIKKIQDLERAALPANELEEYNQILLDMETTYSVASVCHANGTCLQLDPDLTNLMATSRKYEDLLWAWTSWRDKVGRAILPFFPKYVELANKAARLNGYEDAGDSWRVMYEMPSLEQDLEQLYQELQPLYLNLHAYVRRALHRHYGSQHINLEGPIPAHLLGNMWAQTWSNIYDLVVPFPSAPKIDATEAMIKQGWTPKRMFEEADKFFTSLGLLPVPFEFWNKSMLEKPTDGREVVCHASAWDFYNGKDFRIKQCTTVNMEDLVVAHHEMGHIQYFMQYKDLPVTFREGANPGFHEAIGDVLALSVSTPKHLHSINLLSSESGGYEQDINFLMKMALDKIAFVPFSYLVDQWRWRVFDGSITKENYNQEWWNLRLKYQGLCPPVARSQGDFDPGAKFHVPSSVPYIRYFVGFVIQFQFHEALCQAAGHKGPLHTCDIYQSKEAGKRLADAMKLGFSKPWPEAMKLITGQSNMSASAMMNYFKPLLDWLLTENGRHGEKLGWPQYNWTPNSARSEGPFPGNGRVNFLGLQLDEQQARVGQWALLFLGVALLVATLGLTQRLFSIRHHSLHRPHRGPQFGSEVELRHS